Proteins from a single region of Candidatus Goldiibacteriota bacterium HGW-Goldbacteria-1:
- a CDS encoding glycine--tRNA ligase subunit beta: protein MNVILEIGTEEIPADYLTPAINNIRENAEKILLEKRIKYASIETYFTVRRFVLFIKDTAGMQEDLSFEKKGPKYDIAYKDGVLTDVGKNFFEKAGLSEKDAKITEENGKKFIYISVFEKGRPSKEVLAEIFPQIINAVKFPKTMTWDASGVTFARPVRWITALFGSEVINFTWGNVKSGNKTRLHKFEHSNKEEVVSSADAYFDVMKKAGIIIRQDEREKEIADKAREILKSKGMIILPDKVLLEKLAQSVETVKVVAGEFDKRFLFLPKEVIITAMREHQRYFAVTKDNGEFTNYFVNVRDGGDGNNDFVTQRHGKVLFARLKDAEFFYQEDLKKPIEDNLPKLKEAIFITGLGTMFQKVERLTSIAAMSDTLFGYDNPELLSQAARFSKADLVTDMVSEKEYVSLRGFMGGVYFHKQGKPEKICKAVAEQYYPNFVGDALPSTKEGLLLSLVDKIDNICGFFIAGFKPTGSKDPYAVRRQALTAIYIILEKTLDINLSRVISAVMDEYRSKLGKSCDEKELLDFFRQRELNYFKDRNIDYDIINALPKEDGLNLLDDYEKALVLSGARKRPRFNEIIFTLSRVNNIIPEGFKPGETDTALFDAEEEKKLYARFYTVKEKMTRMLDIKDFGGAYETIASIKLEIDAYFEKVLVNDKNNEKASINRLNMLSEISSWMKLFADFREIVVDRKQ from the coding sequence ATGAACGTAATTCTGGAAATAGGGACAGAAGAGATACCGGCAGATTACCTTACGCCTGCCATAAATAACATACGCGAAAACGCGGAAAAAATTCTTCTTGAAAAAAGAATTAAATACGCGTCAATAGAAACATATTTTACCGTAAGAAGGTTTGTGCTTTTTATCAAAGATACTGCAGGAATGCAGGAAGACCTTTCTTTTGAAAAGAAAGGCCCCAAATATGATATCGCGTATAAAGACGGCGTGCTTACCGATGTGGGCAAAAATTTCTTTGAAAAAGCGGGATTAAGCGAAAAAGACGCGAAAATAACCGAAGAAAACGGCAAGAAATTTATATACATAAGCGTGTTTGAAAAAGGCAGGCCTTCAAAAGAGGTGCTTGCCGAAATATTTCCGCAGATAATAAACGCGGTAAAATTTCCCAAAACTATGACCTGGGACGCATCCGGAGTAACGTTCGCGCGTCCGGTAAGGTGGATTACGGCTCTTTTTGGAAGCGAAGTTATTAACTTTACGTGGGGTAATGTAAAATCCGGCAATAAGACGCGCCTTCATAAATTTGAACATTCAAATAAAGAAGAAGTAGTTTCATCCGCGGACGCGTATTTTGACGTTATGAAAAAAGCCGGCATAATAATACGGCAGGATGAAAGGGAAAAAGAGATTGCCGACAAGGCGCGTGAAATATTAAAATCAAAAGGTATGATAATACTTCCGGATAAAGTGCTGCTTGAAAAACTTGCCCAGTCCGTGGAAACTGTAAAAGTGGTGGCGGGAGAGTTTGACAAAAGGTTTTTATTCCTGCCCAAAGAAGTAATTATAACCGCCATGAGGGAACACCAGCGTTATTTTGCGGTTACAAAAGATAACGGCGAGTTTACAAATTATTTTGTTAACGTGCGCGACGGCGGGGACGGCAATAATGATTTTGTAACACAAAGGCACGGCAAAGTGCTTTTTGCCAGGTTAAAAGACGCGGAGTTCTTCTACCAGGAAGATTTAAAGAAGCCCATAGAAGACAACCTTCCAAAGTTAAAAGAAGCAATATTTATAACCGGCCTTGGCACCATGTTTCAGAAGGTGGAGAGGTTAACATCCATAGCAGCTATGTCTGACACGCTTTTTGGATATGACAACCCGGAACTTTTATCACAGGCGGCAAGGTTTTCAAAAGCAGACCTTGTCACCGACATGGTAAGCGAAAAAGAATACGTAAGCCTTCGCGGTTTTATGGGGGGCGTGTATTTTCACAAACAGGGAAAGCCGGAAAAAATATGCAAGGCAGTGGCGGAACAGTATTACCCCAACTTTGTAGGCGATGCATTGCCTTCCACTAAAGAGGGGCTTTTGTTGAGCCTTGTGGACAAAATTGACAATATCTGCGGTTTCTTTATTGCCGGGTTTAAACCTACGGGCAGCAAAGACCCTTACGCGGTAAGGCGCCAGGCGCTGACCGCCATTTATATAATACTTGAAAAGACGCTTGATATAAACCTAAGCAGGGTGATTTCCGCGGTGATGGACGAATACAGGTCCAAACTTGGAAAAAGCTGCGATGAAAAAGAACTTCTGGATTTTTTCCGCCAGAGGGAGCTTAATTATTTTAAGGACAGGAATATTGATTATGACATCATAAACGCCCTTCCCAAAGAAGACGGATTAAACTTGCTTGATGATTATGAAAAGGCGCTGGTGCTTTCAGGCGCCAGAAAAAGGCCCAGATTTAATGAAATAATTTTCACGTTAAGCAGGGTGAATAATATCATCCCCGAGGGGTTTAAACCGGGCGAAACAGATACAGCTTTATTTGATGCTGAAGAAGAGAAAAAACTTTACGCCAGATTTTATACTGTCAAAGAAAAGATGACAAGGATGCTTGACATAAAAGATTTTGGGGGCGCGTATGAAACCATTGCCTCTATAAAGCTGGAAATAGACGCGTACTTTGAAAAGGTGCTTGTCAATGATAAAAACAACGAAAAAGCCAGCATAAACAGGTTAAATATGCTGTCTGAAATAAGCTCCTGGATGAAACTTTTTGCGGATTTCAGGGAAATTGTGGTTGACAGAAAACAGTAA
- a CDS encoding ATPase, which translates to MKKNIRLDTDSPAVNWHALTGKQAIEKLECAESGLTSEQVKQRVEKYGTNNLPLKKSTPLIIVFLKQFLSPLIYVLLAASVVSAAVGDLKDAFFILFVILINAVIGTQQEYKAEKSAAALQGMIKVKAFVKRDGAKQEIDSVELVPGDIVYLESGSKVPADIRLLEANNLEIDEAFLTGESMAAEKNTQPLDEKTEVSDRTNCAFAGASVTKGRGTGVVILTGLNTEVGKIAKTVTSEAGSKPPLIIRMEKFSTQISIIVLISAAAVAGILLAGGSPARDVFFLAVALAVSAIPEGLPVALTVALSVATQRMSKRNVIVRKLTAVESLGSCTYIASDKTGTLTVNQQTVKELLFPSGNSFSISGEGYNDEGSVSGPDGKKIIFEKDSPESLLIISGMLCNEASLVKKGDKWINFGDAMDIAFISLGLKAGYSHDELKAHHPVEGEIPYESEKKFAAVFYKDEANLKAAVKGAVETVVNFCSYVYDRDGKKSPVDKKDIEAKALILASKGYRVLAVAGGEVSGKGESDLSGLTLYGLVGFIDPLRPEAKSAVNKCRDAGIEVAMVTGDHPVTAFAIAKELGICEEEKEVVTGAQLEALGDPESEPFMKAVLSSHVFARVAPMQKLQIVSALIKSGHYVAVTGDGVNDAPALKKANIGVAMGSGTDVAKDTGSMIVTDDNFASIVAGVEEGRFAFDNVRKVIYLLISTGAAEIMLFILALIFTAHFFPEGIQPPLLAIQLLWLNLVTNGIQGAALAFEGGEEGAMKKKPRNPKEGIFNPLMMQQTILSGVVMAVLAFGVWYYFLSAGFDVDSARNMTLLLMVLLENAHVFNCRSESVSVFKVKISKNYLLVAGVIAAQGLHIASMQIPFMQDLLKIKPVDFKGWVMVAALSLSMIITMEVFKLVNKYAVKVKNA; encoded by the coding sequence ATGAAAAAAAATATTCGGCTTGACACTGATTCTCCCGCGGTTAACTGGCACGCTTTAACCGGCAAACAGGCAATAGAAAAACTTGAATGCGCTGAATCCGGCCTTACATCAGAACAGGTAAAGCAGCGTGTTGAAAAGTACGGGACAAACAACCTTCCTCTTAAAAAATCCACCCCTCTTATTATTGTCTTTTTAAAACAGTTTTTAAGCCCGCTTATTTATGTGCTTCTGGCGGCATCCGTGGTATCTGCCGCAGTCGGGGATTTGAAAGATGCTTTTTTTATTCTCTTTGTTATTCTTATTAACGCCGTAATAGGCACGCAGCAGGAATATAAAGCGGAAAAGAGCGCCGCGGCGCTGCAGGGAATGATAAAGGTAAAGGCATTTGTAAAGCGGGACGGCGCCAAACAGGAAATTGACAGCGTTGAACTTGTTCCGGGAGATATTGTATATCTTGAATCCGGAAGCAAGGTTCCTGCGGATATAAGGCTTTTAGAGGCCAATAATCTGGAAATTGACGAGGCGTTTTTAACGGGAGAGTCAATGGCCGCGGAAAAAAACACTCAGCCCCTTGATGAAAAAACAGAAGTCAGCGACAGGACAAACTGCGCTTTTGCCGGCGCTTCCGTTACAAAGGGCAGGGGCACAGGTGTTGTTATTTTAACCGGATTAAATACAGAGGTGGGAAAAATAGCAAAAACAGTTACAAGCGAAGCCGGGTCAAAACCGCCGCTTATTATAAGGATGGAAAAGTTCAGCACCCAGATAAGTATAATAGTTTTAATAAGCGCGGCAGCGGTTGCCGGTATTTTGCTGGCAGGCGGGAGTCCGGCGCGTGATGTGTTCTTTCTTGCCGTGGCGCTTGCGGTTTCCGCGATTCCTGAAGGCCTGCCGGTTGCTTTAACCGTGGCGCTTTCTGTTGCCACGCAAAGGATGTCAAAAAGAAATGTTATAGTAAGAAAACTGACGGCTGTGGAAAGCCTTGGCAGCTGTACTTACATAGCAAGCGATAAAACAGGAACACTTACCGTAAACCAGCAGACCGTAAAAGAACTTTTATTTCCTTCGGGTAATTCTTTCAGTATTTCCGGCGAAGGTTATAATGACGAAGGTTCCGTTTCTGGTCCGGATGGTAAAAAAATTATTTTTGAAAAAGATTCCCCTGAAAGCCTGCTTATTATTTCCGGTATGCTGTGCAATGAAGCTTCCCTTGTAAAAAAAGGCGATAAATGGATAAACTTTGGCGATGCCATGGATATTGCTTTTATATCACTGGGTTTAAAAGCGGGTTATTCCCATGATGAACTGAAAGCACACCACCCTGTAGAGGGTGAAATACCCTATGAGTCTGAAAAAAAATTCGCGGCGGTTTTTTACAAAGATGAAGCAAATTTAAAAGCGGCTGTTAAAGGCGCTGTTGAAACTGTTGTGAATTTCTGTTCTTACGTATATGACAGGGATGGTAAAAAATCACCTGTTGATAAAAAAGATATTGAAGCAAAAGCGCTTATACTGGCTTCAAAAGGTTACAGGGTCCTTGCGGTTGCCGGCGGAGAAGTGTCAGGGAAAGGCGAATCAGACCTGTCAGGGCTTACACTATACGGGCTTGTAGGGTTTATTGACCCTTTAAGGCCCGAAGCAAAATCCGCTGTTAATAAATGCCGGGACGCGGGTATAGAAGTGGCAATGGTAACCGGTGACCATCCTGTAACCGCGTTTGCGATTGCAAAAGAACTTGGAATTTGTGAAGAAGAAAAAGAAGTTGTGACCGGAGCGCAGCTTGAAGCGCTTGGGGATCCGGAAAGTGAACCTTTTATGAAGGCTGTGCTTTCATCACATGTCTTTGCCCGCGTGGCGCCCATGCAGAAACTGCAGATTGTAAGCGCCCTTATTAAATCGGGGCATTATGTTGCCGTGACCGGCGACGGCGTGAATGACGCGCCGGCTTTAAAGAAAGCCAATATTGGCGTGGCAATGGGGTCCGGAACAGATGTGGCAAAGGATACGGGTTCTATGATAGTTACCGATGATAATTTTGCGTCAATAGTAGCAGGCGTTGAAGAAGGGCGTTTTGCTTTTGATAATGTCCGCAAAGTAATTTATCTTCTTATTTCAACCGGTGCGGCGGAAATAATGCTGTTTATTCTGGCGCTTATATTTACCGCGCATTTTTTCCCGGAAGGTATTCAGCCGCCGCTTTTGGCCATACAGCTGTTGTGGCTGAATCTTGTGACAAATGGAATACAGGGAGCCGCGCTTGCATTTGAAGGCGGTGAAGAAGGGGCTATGAAGAAAAAGCCAAGAAACCCCAAAGAGGGGATATTTAACCCTTTGATGATGCAGCAGACCATATTGTCGGGTGTTGTTATGGCTGTGCTTGCTTTCGGCGTATGGTATTACTTTTTGTCCGCGGGTTTTGACGTGGATTCCGCCAGAAACATGACGCTGCTTTTAATGGTGCTTTTGGAAAACGCGCATGTGTTTAACTGCAGGTCGGAATCGGTTTCTGTTTTTAAGGTAAAGATAAGCAAAAACTACCTGCTTGTAGCCGGTGTTATAGCCGCGCAGGGGCTGCATATAGCCAGTATGCAGATTCCGTTTATGCAGGACTTGTTAAAGATAAAACCCGTTGATTTTAAAGGCTGGGTTATGGTGGCGGCATTGTCACTGTCTATGATAATAACCATGGAAGTGTTTAAACTGGTTAATAAATATGCCGTAAAGGTTAAAAATGCATGA
- a CDS encoding glycine--tRNA ligase subunit alpha gives MYFQDLIFTLQKFWTDKGCIVVQPYDMEKGAATFNPATFFRCLGDKPWNAAFIEPCRRPKDGRYGENPNRFQHYYQYQVIMKPAPENIQRMYLDSLEAIGIKIKDHDIKFNEDDWESPTLGASGLGWQVWLDGMEITQYTYFQQMAGIQLNPITAELTYGLERIAMYIQGVDSAFDIKWNENVTYGDVFLENEKQYSAYNFEHADIDMLLDVLEKYYKEGEELVKKSLPIPAYDYVLKISHAFNLLDARKAISIAERPTYIKKIRDLAKLCAEEYIKKREK, from the coding sequence ATGTATTTTCAGGACCTGATATTTACTTTACAGAAATTCTGGACAGACAAAGGCTGTATTGTAGTGCAGCCCTATGACATGGAAAAAGGCGCGGCGACATTTAATCCCGCCACTTTTTTCAGGTGCCTTGGCGATAAGCCGTGGAACGCCGCTTTTATAGAGCCGTGCAGAAGGCCCAAAGACGGACGTTACGGCGAAAACCCGAACCGTTTTCAGCACTACTACCAGTATCAGGTGATAATGAAACCGGCCCCGGAAAACATTCAGCGCATGTACCTTGATTCGCTGGAAGCCATAGGGATAAAAATAAAAGACCACGACATTAAGTTTAACGAAGACGACTGGGAATCACCCACTTTGGGCGCGTCGGGGCTTGGCTGGCAGGTGTGGCTTGACGGGATGGAAATTACCCAGTACACATATTTTCAGCAGATGGCGGGGATTCAGTTGAACCCGATCACGGCTGAATTAACTTACGGGCTTGAAAGAATTGCAATGTATATTCAGGGTGTGGACAGCGCTTTTGACATAAAATGGAATGAAAATGTGACTTACGGCGATGTCTTTCTGGAAAATGAAAAGCAGTACTCCGCTTATAATTTTGAACACGCTGACATAGATATGCTTCTTGATGTGCTGGAAAAATACTATAAAGAAGGCGAAGAACTGGTTAAAAAATCGCTGCCTATTCCGGCGTATGATTATGTGCTTAAAATCTCACACGCGTTTAACCTTCTGGATGCCAGAAAAGCAATTTCTATTGCGGAAAGGCCCACGTACATAAAAAAAATCAGGGACCTTGCAAAGTTATGCGCGGAAGAATACATTAAGAAACGGGAGAAATAA
- a CDS encoding cation:proton antiporter, with protein MTTVTDAASATIAAVSHAASSGGDTHAMVSKIIFQLLIAFVAAKFVGFIFKKMKQPAVIGELLAGIILGPYVLNVLQLNDPSMHLTFEVIAEVAVILLLFSIGLETKLSDLTKVGVKAFWVAVGGVILPFVLGYIYMRLTGSSNIKSMFMGAIMVATSVGITARILKDLNFMSEEVSRVVLGAAVIDDILGLIVLSVVSGLAEKGSISLPAVIATILVIIIFLLLFTLGGVHFNKKFGYSIGTFKARNAPLIAGSVVCFTYAVVAVQIGLAAIVGAFMAGVVMAERESEYEIKQKLEIFEDVLVVFFFIIMGAKVNVMAFTEPVIIITGLVITVIAFAGKLIGCWLPVMNMGFKKASFIGMAMVPRGEVGIIIAAFALAKGIIDERFYGIAIFMVLLTTIIPPFVLEPMIKGMKKDGKKI; from the coding sequence ATGACAACTGTAACTGATGCAGCTTCAGCCACAATAGCCGCCGTAAGCCATGCCGCATCATCAGGCGGCGACACCCATGCTATGGTATCGAAAATAATTTTTCAGCTTTTAATCGCGTTTGTCGCGGCTAAGTTCGTGGGTTTTATTTTTAAGAAAATGAAACAGCCCGCTGTAATAGGGGAACTGCTTGCGGGTATTATTCTTGGGCCGTATGTGCTTAATGTGCTGCAGCTAAATGACCCTTCCATGCATCTTACCTTTGAAGTTATAGCCGAAGTGGCTGTTATACTGCTTCTTTTTTCAATAGGGCTGGAAACAAAACTGTCCGACCTTACAAAAGTGGGTGTTAAGGCTTTTTGGGTTGCCGTAGGCGGTGTTATTCTTCCATTTGTACTTGGGTATATTTATATGAGGCTTACCGGAAGCAGTAATATCAAGTCAATGTTTATGGGCGCCATAATGGTGGCTACCAGCGTGGGCATTACCGCCAGAATATTAAAGGATTTAAATTTTATGTCCGAAGAAGTAAGCCGGGTTGTGCTTGGCGCGGCGGTAATAGACGATATACTTGGGCTTATAGTGCTTTCTGTGGTAAGCGGGCTTGCGGAAAAAGGCAGTATTTCACTGCCCGCCGTAATTGCCACAATCCTTGTTATAATTATTTTTCTGCTGCTGTTTACACTTGGCGGCGTTCACTTTAACAAAAAATTCGGTTATTCAATAGGGACTTTTAAAGCCAGAAACGCGCCGCTTATTGCCGGTTCTGTTGTGTGTTTCACTTATGCTGTTGTTGCTGTTCAGATAGGGCTTGCGGCAATTGTAGGCGCTTTTATGGCGGGTGTTGTAATGGCTGAACGGGAATCGGAATATGAAATTAAACAGAAACTTGAAATTTTTGAAGATGTTCTGGTGGTTTTCTTTTTTATAATCATGGGCGCAAAGGTTAATGTTATGGCTTTCACGGAACCGGTGATTATAATTACCGGGCTTGTAATTACGGTTATTGCGTTTGCGGGCAAACTTATAGGGTGCTGGCTGCCTGTTATGAATATGGGCTTTAAAAAGGCTTCTTTTATAGGGATGGCAATGGTACCAAGGGGAGAAGTGGGTATAATAATTGCGGCGTTTGCACTTGCCAAAGGCATAATTGATGAAAGGTTTTATGGTATTGCCATATTTATGGTGCTGCTGACAACAATAATACCGCCCTTTGTTCTTGAACCGATGATTAAAGGGATGAAAAAAGACGGAAAGAAAATATAA
- the trxA gene encoding thioredoxin: protein MSTAANVTDATFSAEVLKSDIPVMIDFWAVWCNPCKMIAPVVDKMAAEFAGKIKVVKMDVDSNSQTPSELGIRSIPTILFFKNGEMVNQIVGVVAEAQLKKVITTVIG from the coding sequence ATGAGTACAGCAGCAAATGTGACAGACGCGACATTTTCGGCGGAAGTTTTAAAATCTGACATTCCGGTTATGATTGATTTTTGGGCGGTGTGGTGCAATCCGTGCAAGATGATAGCGCCCGTTGTTGATAAGATGGCAGCCGAATTTGCGGGAAAGATAAAAGTGGTAAAAATGGATGTGGATTCAAATTCACAGACGCCTTCCGAACTTGGGATACGCAGCATTCCAACCATACTGTTTTTTAAGAACGGGGAAATGGTAAATCAGATAGTGGGAGTGGTAGCGGAAGCCCAGCTGAAAAAAGTAATAACAACCGTTATAGGGTAA